In Brevibacillus brevis, a genomic segment contains:
- a CDS encoding helix-turn-helix domain-containing protein, which yields MPRTKEQNEEIRLRRKEEIMKGALSVYVEKGYAAAEIVDVAERAGIGKGLVYYYYKDKRSLFRDLFLHMFHLSNLHTRQQFSREGTAVELCENFASVQFHNLFENSAHVLFFFRMRFDLQELFSQEEMLQHVWRHNNLQIVIETLRKGMEEGQIRPMSPELLTEQYWGAIMHAMGFLKRKKDALLKQGKSLEEAEQLLQSEIRDAARTCAAMIRANAR from the coding sequence GTGCCTCGCACGAAAGAGCAAAACGAAGAGATTCGGCTTCGTCGAAAAGAGGAAATCATGAAAGGCGCCCTGAGCGTTTACGTGGAAAAAGGGTACGCTGCGGCCGAAATCGTGGATGTCGCGGAGCGGGCAGGGATAGGAAAAGGACTGGTGTACTATTACTACAAAGACAAGCGGTCCCTGTTTCGCGACCTGTTTCTGCACATGTTTCACTTGTCCAATCTGCACACCCGCCAGCAATTTTCCCGGGAAGGCACGGCGGTAGAGCTGTGCGAAAACTTTGCATCTGTCCAGTTTCACAACCTGTTTGAAAACTCGGCGCACGTGCTTTTTTTCTTCCGGATGCGCTTCGATCTGCAGGAGCTGTTTTCACAAGAGGAAATGCTCCAACACGTTTGGCGTCACAACAATCTGCAGATCGTTATTGAGACGCTTCGCAAGGGGATGGAAGAAGGACAAATCCGGCCGATGTCACCTGAGCTGCTCACGGAGCAATACTGGGGAGCGATCATGCACGCCATGGGCTTCCTGAAGCGGAAGAAGGATGCTTTGCTGAAGCAGGGCAAAAGCCTGGAAGAGGCCGAGCAGCTGCTGCAAAGCGAAATCAGGGACGCGGCGCGTACGTGCGCCGCAATGATCCGCGCGAACGCGCGATAG
- a CDS encoding ABC transporter ATP-binding protein gives MVKLMRFLRPYRYMVVMTMVFVLLQSIANLYLPTLMSDIVNEGIVKENTGYIWKIGGLMLLVSAVGAVLSVAASYLSSRAASGFGKMLRSSVFTHIERFSLQEFDKLGTASLITRTTNDITQVQQVLNMMLRMMVMAPMMCIGGIVMALSKDAHLSLVIIVAVPILALAIFGIGSKGIPYFKAMQTKIDKLNLVLREYLTGIRVVRAFNRTEHEQERFNRANEDVTATAIKANQIMAGMMPVMMLMMNVTQIAIIWFGGLRISTGHMQVGDLMAFLQYAMQILFSLMMASMMFSMVPRASASAMRIHEVLATDPVIHDSEKAGTKESSERGQVTFDKVTFRYPGAEKPALSSISFTAKPGQVTAIIGGTGSGKSTLVSLIPRFYDVESGSIRIGNTDVRDMSQSALRSRIGFVPQKALLFTGTIADNIRYGKEDATDEEVVHAAQVAQAAEFIADMKDGVHTVLAQGGSNLSGGQKQRLSIARALVRKPDVYVFDDSFSALDFKTDAKLRAALKNETENATVIIVAQRVNTVMDADQIIVLEEGEIAGTGTHRELLETCAVYREIVKSQLTEEEIA, from the coding sequence TTGGTAAAACTCATGCGGTTCTTGCGGCCTTACCGGTATATGGTCGTGATGACCATGGTATTTGTGCTGCTTCAATCCATCGCGAATTTGTATCTGCCGACATTGATGTCCGACATCGTAAACGAAGGCATCGTCAAAGAAAACACCGGCTACATCTGGAAAATCGGCGGGTTGATGCTGCTGGTATCGGCAGTGGGAGCGGTTTTGTCCGTGGCAGCCAGCTACTTGTCTTCGCGAGCAGCTTCCGGCTTCGGGAAGATGCTTCGCAGCAGTGTGTTCACCCATATTGAAAGATTCTCGCTTCAGGAATTCGACAAACTGGGGACAGCTTCGCTCATCACGCGAACGACGAATGACATCACCCAGGTCCAGCAAGTGCTGAACATGATGCTGAGGATGATGGTCATGGCGCCGATGATGTGTATCGGCGGAATCGTCATGGCGCTGTCGAAGGACGCTCATTTGTCTCTCGTCATAATCGTAGCGGTTCCGATCCTCGCATTGGCGATCTTCGGGATCGGTTCCAAAGGAATTCCTTATTTCAAAGCGATGCAAACGAAGATCGACAAGCTGAATCTGGTGCTTCGCGAGTATTTGACAGGCATCCGCGTGGTCCGCGCCTTCAACCGGACCGAGCATGAACAGGAACGTTTCAACCGTGCGAATGAAGATGTCACTGCGACGGCGATCAAAGCCAACCAGATCATGGCCGGGATGATGCCCGTCATGATGCTGATGATGAACGTGACCCAAATCGCCATCATTTGGTTCGGGGGCCTGCGCATCAGCACCGGGCATATGCAGGTCGGCGATTTGATGGCGTTTCTGCAATATGCGATGCAGATTCTTTTCTCGCTCATGATGGCGTCGATGATGTTCAGCATGGTGCCGAGGGCATCAGCCTCCGCGATGCGCATCCATGAAGTGCTCGCAACCGATCCGGTCATTCACGATAGCGAAAAAGCGGGGACCAAAGAAAGCAGCGAGCGAGGCCAAGTCACATTTGACAAGGTGACCTTCCGCTATCCGGGTGCGGAAAAGCCTGCGCTGTCGTCGATCTCCTTTACTGCCAAGCCGGGCCAGGTCACTGCCATCATCGGCGGCACGGGCTCCGGCAAGTCGACGCTGGTGAGCCTGATCCCGCGTTTCTATGACGTCGAGAGCGGCAGCATCCGCATCGGAAATACGGATGTGCGGGACATGTCCCAAAGCGCGCTCCGCTCCAGAATCGGATTCGTCCCGCAAAAGGCGTTGCTCTTTACGGGGACGATCGCAGACAACATTCGTTACGGAAAAGAAGATGCGACGGATGAGGAAGTCGTTCATGCGGCTCAGGTCGCACAGGCGGCCGAGTTCATCGCCGACATGAAAGACGGAGTCCACACCGTCCTCGCCCAAGGAGGCTCGAATCTGTCGGGGGGACAAAAACAACGCTTGTCCATCGCACGGGCGCTGGTCCGGAAGCCGGATGTGTACGTGTTCGACGACAGTTTTTCCGCGCTGGATTTCAAGACAGACGCAAAGCTGCGTGCGGCCTTGAAAAATGAAACCGAGAACGCGACGGTGATCATCGTGGCCCAGCGGGTAAATACCGTCATGGACGCAGACCAGATCATTGTACTGGAAGAGGGCGAAATCGCGGGAACCGGCACGCACCGCGAGCTGCTGGAAACCTGCGCAGTGTACAGGGAGATAGTCAAATCCCAGCTGACAGAGGAGGAGATCGCATGA
- a CDS encoding ABC transporter ATP-binding protein, with the protein MSEEQRRTPPGPPGAGPGGQRPMGFGGGPGMLTMPGQKAKNFKGTLRRLLGYLKPYRVKLSVVFLTAALSTLFSILSPKLLGNATTTIFEGFMGKLKGVPGATFDFSAVWQIVLTLIGLYLFSSLFAYVQQYLMAGVAQKIVYTLRKEVNEKLARLPLRYFDGRTHGEVMSRVVNDVDTISGTLQQSLTQMITSVITLIGVIVMMLTISPLMTLIVLVTIPLSFVVIKQVALRSMPHFKGQQQALGALNGHVEEMYTGHKIVKAFGREQSAIEKFDSINEKLYESGWKAQFIAGVMMPLMMLVGNIGFVLVSVVGGILVTRGSISIGDVQAFIQYAQQFSQPITQTANIANIIQSTLVSAERIFEILDEREEAEEAVSQTASTGYQGHVRFENVSFGYKEGEPLIQHMNIDVTPGMTVAIVGPTGAGKTTLVNLLMRFYEIGEGRITIDGRDIRSMPRSELRSQFGMVLQDTWLFNGTVLENIAYGRAGASEEEIIQAARAAHADHFVRTLPDGYETVLNEEASNISQGQKQLLTIARAFLADPAILILDEATSSVDTRTELLIQKAMSGLMQGRTSFVIAHRLSTIRDADLILVMNHGTVIEQGNHEELLAKGGFYADLYNSQFSQGSATQQVS; encoded by the coding sequence ATGAGTGAAGAACAACGGCGCACACCTCCCGGACCCCCAGGGGCAGGGCCAGGTGGGCAGAGGCCAATGGGATTTGGCGGAGGACCGGGAATGCTGACCATGCCTGGCCAAAAAGCCAAAAACTTCAAGGGAACGCTGCGGCGCTTGCTCGGCTATCTGAAGCCGTATCGGGTGAAGCTGTCGGTCGTCTTCCTGACGGCGGCGCTCAGCACATTGTTTAGCATCCTGAGTCCCAAGCTGCTCGGAAATGCGACGACGACCATTTTCGAAGGCTTCATGGGGAAACTGAAGGGAGTGCCGGGGGCCACGTTCGATTTTTCCGCCGTCTGGCAGATCGTCCTGACTTTGATCGGGCTCTATCTGTTCTCGTCGCTGTTTGCCTACGTGCAGCAGTACCTCATGGCGGGAGTCGCGCAGAAGATCGTCTACACCTTGCGCAAAGAAGTGAATGAAAAGCTGGCGAGGCTGCCGCTTAGATACTTCGACGGGCGCACGCACGGGGAAGTCATGAGCCGGGTGGTCAATGACGTCGATACCATTAGCGGTACGCTGCAGCAAAGTTTGACGCAGATGATTACTTCCGTCATTACACTGATCGGCGTCATCGTGATGATGCTCACGATCAGTCCGCTCATGACGCTCATCGTGCTGGTGACGATTCCGCTCAGCTTTGTCGTCATCAAGCAAGTCGCGTTGCGTTCCATGCCGCATTTCAAAGGACAGCAGCAGGCGCTTGGAGCTTTGAACGGACACGTCGAAGAGATGTACACGGGGCACAAGATCGTAAAAGCGTTCGGCCGCGAGCAGAGCGCGATTGAGAAGTTCGATTCCATCAACGAGAAGCTGTACGAATCCGGCTGGAAGGCCCAGTTCATCGCCGGCGTCATGATGCCGCTCATGATGCTCGTCGGAAACATCGGCTTCGTGCTCGTCAGCGTGGTGGGAGGAATCCTGGTGACCCGCGGCAGTATTTCCATCGGGGACGTTCAGGCGTTTATCCAGTACGCCCAGCAGTTCTCCCAGCCGATCACGCAGACGGCCAACATCGCGAACATCATTCAATCGACACTGGTTTCTGCCGAGCGCATCTTTGAGATCCTCGACGAGCGGGAGGAAGCGGAAGAGGCGGTTTCGCAGACGGCTTCCACCGGCTATCAAGGGCATGTGCGGTTTGAGAATGTGTCGTTTGGCTACAAAGAAGGCGAGCCGCTCATTCAACACATGAACATCGATGTGACTCCCGGCATGACGGTAGCGATCGTGGGTCCGACCGGGGCCGGAAAAACGACCCTTGTCAATCTGCTCATGCGCTTCTACGAGATCGGAGAGGGCAGAATCACGATCGACGGCAGGGACATCCGCAGCATGCCACGCAGCGAACTGCGCAGCCAGTTCGGGATGGTCCTGCAGGATACGTGGTTGTTCAACGGGACGGTCCTGGAAAACATCGCCTATGGCCGCGCAGGAGCGAGCGAGGAAGAGATCATTCAGGCGGCACGGGCCGCGCATGCGGACCATTTCGTGCGTACGCTGCCGGATGGCTATGAGACGGTATTGAATGAAGAGGCTTCGAACATTTCGCAGGGACAAAAGCAGCTACTGACGATTGCGAGAGCGTTTCTGGCCGATCCGGCTATTTTGATTCTCGACGAGGCGACGAGCAGTGTCGACACCCGCACCGAGCTGTTGATCCAAAAAGCGATGAGCGGCCTGATGCAAGGCCGAACGAGCTTTGTCATCGCGCACCGGCTCTCCACGATCCGGGACGCTGATCTGATCCTCGTCATGAATCACGGAACCGTCATTGAGCAGGGCAATCACGAAGAGCTGCTGGCAAAAGGCGGCTTCTACGCCGATTTGTACAACAGCCAGTTTTCCCAGGGCAGTGCAACTCAGCAAGTGAGCTGA
- a CDS encoding copper amine oxidase N-terminal domain-containing protein: protein MKKLVSSTLAAILLTSSISVALAANADNKGNGQGNSNGKAEVKAEAKANTNDETAESSDSSTADPEDANPSSIKDVALKKQLIELRQELKHASEVTAEQKEKYEQLVADLEKKADKHGALEVQLELLSRTYQKGDHTPFKKLGELLESAGEKDVKAFVDGELVQSDVAPFVQGGRALVPVRAISSALKADVKWDAEKRTVLITRGEQSITLYVDKKEATVDGKTIALDIAPVLKNGRVFLPLRFISEQLNANVDWQEEGKIVIIDDLQEQDEAKADDSRKDDSSDADKESEASSTESTDTK from the coding sequence ATGAAAAAACTGGTATCTTCCACATTGGCAGCGATCTTGCTGACGAGCAGCATCTCCGTAGCGCTGGCGGCAAATGCCGACAACAAAGGGAACGGACAAGGCAACAGCAACGGAAAGGCTGAAGTGAAAGCAGAAGCAAAGGCAAACACGAATGATGAAACGGCGGAATCCTCTGACAGCTCGACAGCGGATCCGGAAGATGCCAATCCATCTTCGATCAAAGACGTCGCTTTGAAAAAACAACTGATCGAGCTTCGCCAGGAACTGAAGCATGCCTCCGAGGTGACTGCGGAGCAAAAAGAGAAATACGAGCAGCTCGTTGCTGATCTGGAAAAGAAAGCGGACAAGCACGGGGCTTTGGAAGTGCAGCTGGAGCTCCTTTCCCGCACGTACCAAAAAGGCGACCATACCCCTTTCAAGAAATTGGGCGAACTGCTTGAATCGGCAGGCGAAAAGGACGTCAAAGCCTTCGTGGATGGCGAGTTGGTCCAGTCGGATGTGGCTCCGTTCGTGCAAGGCGGACGAGCATTGGTGCCTGTACGAGCCATCAGCTCCGCTCTTAAGGCAGATGTGAAATGGGATGCGGAAAAACGCACGGTGCTCATCACTCGTGGAGAGCAGTCCATTACGCTGTACGTGGACAAAAAAGAAGCGACCGTCGATGGCAAAACGATCGCACTCGATATCGCGCCTGTCCTGAAAAACGGCCGTGTCTTCCTGCCTCTCCGCTTTATCAGTGAGCAGCTGAATGCCAACGTGGATTGGCAAGAGGAAGGAAAAATCGTCATCATCGACGACTTGCAGGAGCAGGATGAAGCCAAAGCGGATGATTCCCGGAAAGACGACAGCTCGGACGCGGACAAGGAGTCCGAGGCGAGCTCGACCGAAAGCACTGATACCAAATAA
- a CDS encoding DUF6199 family natural product biosynthesis protein yields MLLGILLIVYGVLSILAPGVMWFLLEGWKIKDAQPSEAAITFGRVFGAIALVVGILRIAL; encoded by the coding sequence ATGCTGCTAGGAATCCTGCTGATCGTATATGGAGTGTTATCCATCCTGGCTCCGGGAGTGATGTGGTTTTTGCTGGAGGGGTGGAAAATCAAGGATGCTCAGCCATCCGAGGCCGCCATTACCTTTGGAAGAGTGTTTGGCGCAATCGCCCTTGTAGTCGGGATCTTGCGAATTGCACTGTAA
- a CDS encoding sigma-70 family RNA polymerase sigma factor: MSEILLQVTREAQLELLMKQYGRKIVHFVYLLTKDRSMAEDVTQEAFIKVYQHLHTFRGESQIQTWLYKIALNEAKKQLRRWSFRHLFYTPRVAELKDEQESHSPRLLETIEKSELADMIMQLPFAYRQVIALHYYQDLTIQEVGHILGVSEGAARNKLYRARNRLKEILQKEGYAWE; encoded by the coding sequence GTGAGCGAGATTTTGCTGCAAGTGACGAGAGAAGCGCAGCTGGAGCTGCTGATGAAGCAATACGGGAGAAAAATCGTTCATTTCGTCTACCTTCTCACCAAGGACAGAAGCATGGCGGAGGATGTCACGCAGGAAGCGTTTATCAAGGTGTACCAGCACCTGCATACGTTTCGCGGCGAGAGCCAAATCCAGACGTGGCTGTACAAAATCGCCCTGAACGAAGCGAAAAAGCAGCTGCGCAGATGGTCGTTTCGCCACCTGTTTTACACGCCACGCGTGGCCGAACTCAAGGACGAGCAGGAAAGCCATTCCCCACGTCTGCTGGAAACGATCGAGAAGTCGGAGCTGGCGGACATGATCATGCAGCTTCCTTTTGCGTATCGGCAGGTCATCGCTTTGCACTACTACCAGGATCTGACCATTCAGGAAGTGGGACACATTCTCGGGGTGTCCGAAGGGGCTGCGAGGAACAAGCTGTATCGGGCTCGCAACCGGTTAAAGGAGATTCTGCAAAAGGAGGGGTATGCTTGGGAGTAG
- a CDS encoding DUF4179 domain-containing protein: MGVEEQLKKFVYSPDDARWTNLDLNEEMEQTIWTSIRERREARNRKLRQSLVAACCLLLAFVTIKLTGLWAEPSTAVLPAAYGSIFAAVGDQRFQDIAKKGLTSKVDLQKTDMGVAVTISEVYYDRGMLAFSYAVQFPEEKDRGLTMKERTPEFEVKINGQNKRLQWDDGFNDQWNAKVVKEIQPRLYAGIVTLRPMDELPDEFTLELDIPRVGIIGSSGKWKYAIPVKLQDQVKRELRTLRPNQVIDWYGNEVTIKEIRMMPSMLQVEVYQHLNPNRKVEGITGQLADGKRLQGGVRYIQSYDYKTSDLTLIFPPVHQMADSIRLTLWIDEPDVPGERKKKSYEVKDVPFRLSDMNKQVEITDFAQRGGEAKIYYKTKDTDGIPRTLTLEDTSGEEYFVLATEGYQKSGDAYKIALIFPVPTGRTIQRLNEYYYDTKQGERIDSGENRKKEISIPLQ; the protein is encoded by the coding sequence TTGGGAGTAGAAGAGCAGTTGAAGAAGTTTGTCTATTCTCCGGATGATGCTCGCTGGACGAATCTGGATTTGAACGAGGAGATGGAACAGACGATCTGGACCAGCATTCGAGAGCGGCGGGAAGCCAGGAATCGAAAGCTCAGGCAGAGCCTCGTAGCTGCGTGTTGTCTCTTGCTCGCCTTCGTCACGATCAAGCTGACCGGACTGTGGGCGGAACCGAGCACCGCGGTATTGCCGGCCGCCTACGGCTCAATTTTTGCGGCAGTCGGAGATCAGCGCTTTCAAGACATTGCAAAAAAAGGCTTGACGAGCAAAGTGGATCTGCAGAAGACCGACATGGGTGTGGCTGTGACGATCTCCGAGGTGTATTACGACCGGGGCATGCTGGCTTTCAGCTACGCCGTGCAATTCCCGGAGGAAAAGGATCGAGGCCTGACCATGAAAGAAAGGACTCCGGAATTCGAGGTCAAAATCAACGGCCAAAATAAGAGACTGCAGTGGGATGACGGCTTCAACGACCAATGGAATGCGAAAGTGGTAAAAGAAATCCAGCCCCGCCTGTACGCCGGGATTGTCACACTGCGACCCATGGACGAGTTGCCGGACGAATTTACGCTGGAGTTGGACATTCCCCGCGTTGGGATCATCGGCAGCAGCGGCAAATGGAAGTATGCTATCCCCGTGAAGCTGCAAGATCAGGTAAAGCGTGAGCTGCGGACGCTGCGGCCGAATCAGGTAATCGACTGGTACGGCAACGAAGTCACGATCAAGGAGATCCGAATGATGCCGTCGATGCTCCAGGTGGAAGTCTACCAGCATCTTAATCCGAATCGAAAGGTAGAGGGAATCACCGGCCAGCTAGCCGACGGGAAACGTCTGCAAGGAGGCGTTCGCTACATCCAGTCGTACGATTACAAGACGTCTGACTTGACACTGATCTTCCCGCCAGTCCATCAAATGGCGGACAGCATTCGCTTGACTCTCTGGATCGACGAACCGGATGTGCCAGGAGAGCGAAAGAAAAAATCCTATGAGGTAAAGGATGTCCCGTTTCGATTGTCCGACATGAACAAGCAGGTCGAAATTACCGATTTCGCACAAAGAGGGGGCGAGGCGAAGATCTACTACAAGACGAAAGATACAGATGGTATCCCGCGTACGTTGACGCTGGAAGACACGTCGGGCGAGGAGTATTTTGTACTTGCAACTGAAGGCTACCAAAAGTCGGGAGACGCCTACAAGATTGCGCTGATTTTCCCTGTCCCCACAGGCAGAACCATTCAAAGGCTCAATGAGTACTATTACGACACGAAGCAGGGAGAGAGGATCGATAGCGGAGAGAATCGAAAAAAAGAGATTTCGATCCCCCTGCAGTAA